The genomic stretch CCCGATAGAGGAAATTATTGACCAACTGCTGCTTTTCTTCGTATTTGCGGCAAATTTCCAGCTTGGTCAGCACCTCATCGGCAATGCCGCTGACCGTAAGACCTCCGAGCACGTTGTGTACGTGCGGGAAATAGCGCGAAGTAACTTCTTTGTTCAACCCTACAATGCTGAACAGCTTAGCGCTCTGGTAGCTGCGCAATACGGAGATGCCCATTTTGGACATAATTTTCAGCAAGCCTTCTTTCAGGGCTTTGAGTATGTTCTGCTCTTTCTCGTCGGCAGAAAGCTCTACTTTGCCGATTTTGTGTGCTGTTTCAAAACGTGCCAATTGCAGCGCAAGGTATGGGCAAACAGCCACTGCACCAAACCCGATGAGGCAGGCCACGTGATGGGTGGTTTTAATTTCGCCCGAATCCACCACTATGGAGGCCTCGAGCCGCAGTCCGGCATCGGTAAGGGCTACAATTACGGCACGCAGCGCCAACAGGGCAGGAATGGGTGGATTTTCGTAGTCCGCGTTGCGGTCGCTGAGGATGATAACGGAAATTTCGCCGCCATTGACCGCATCCACTACGGCCTTGCCCAACTCATCCAACTTGCGTTGCATACCCACTGCACCGTTTTTGCGTTTAAAAGTCGTGTCAAATTCGGCAGCCACAGGACGATAAACGCCTTCGCGCGAATTTTTCAGTTCTCTTACAAATGCCATTTCGCCCAATGAAAGGATGGGACTTTTCAGTTCAAAGGCAGGCGGCGGCGGAATAAGCTCCTTTTGAGCAAAAATATTAGGCTTTTTGCCTAAATAATTAATCATATCGGTTACATTTTTCTCCCGCAGATAGTCCAACGGTGGATTAGTAACCTGTGCAAAAGTCTGGTAGAAGTAGTCAAAGAATGAGCGGGGTTCTTCGGAGAAAATATTGATGCGTGCCGTGTCGCCCATAGAGCCGATAGGTTCTTTGCCTGTACTCATCATCGGAATCAGGATGCGGGCGATGTCTTCTTCGGTGTAGGCAAACAAGTACTTTTTGTCAAGCAAGGGGATTTCTGCCTCTGTGCCGAGGTTCTCCATCGGCAGCAGGCGTGCGTCGTAGTGTGCGCCAATGTTTTCGCGTGAGTCGCTTGGGTCGCAGAAGCTGATACTGCCCGTAATCAGGTTCATGGTAACGCCTGTTCCGGCATTGAGTGTTCCCTTTTGCAAAATATCGGCTTCGTCCAAATCAAACGAACCGGCTTCGGAAGAGAGGTAAAAATATTTTTCCGTCATCGCCCAACGGCAGGGGCGGAAGCCGTTGCGGTCTAATCGCGCACCTACCTTATTGCCCGTTCCGAAGGTAATCAGGGCGGGGCCGTCCCAAGGCTCCATGGCGCGGCTCCAAAAGCGGTAAAAATCTTTGTCGGCTTTGGCGGGCGGAATCATAATCGCCAGAATGTCCTCTATGTAGCGGATACTGCTGCGAAATGCCAATGCTTCCACCATTTCGTTCAAACTGCCCGAATCGCTCACCTTGTAGTGGTTGAGCAGTTCGTCTTTTTTAAGACCGAGGGCTTTTTCCCGCGAAAAAGCCCATGAGCGATTGCCCTGAATCGTATTGATTTCGCCGTTGTGGCTGATGAAGCGGAAAGGCTGCGCTTTGTCCCAAGTGCTGACCGTGTTGGTGCTGAACCGCCGGTGGAAAATACCGAAGCGGGTTTTGAATGCAGGATTTTGCAGGTCTAAGTAGAAACGTCCCAAATCTTCTGCACGAATCAGCCCTTTGTAAACAATGGTGTTGGCCGAAAGCGAGGTGAAGAAAAATTCGGGTACTTCCTGTGCATCTTTTTGACGAATGCGGTTGAATTGCTTTGCCTGATACAGGAGTTTGTCAAAAGAATAGTCCGTGCGGCAATGTTTGGGTCGGGCAATAATGGCATGGCGCATATCGGGCATTGAGGCGCGGGCTTGTGGCCCCAACACATCTGGGTTTATGGGTACATCGCGGTATTCAATCACTTCCAGCCCCATGAGTGAAAACGATTCTTCAAAGGTTTTGAGCGCAATGCGTTGCTTTTCCGCATCGGTTGGCAGAAACAGCGAGGCTACTGCTACTTCACCCCGTTTATACCCCAGCAAATCAAAGGGAATGTCGGTCATAATGCCGGCACCGTCGCCGGTGATGCGGTCGGCAGCACAGCCGCCACGGTGTTCTTCGCATGTCAAGGCATATAATGCCTGTTGTAAAATCCGGTGGTCATACTCACCCTGTCGGCTGGCAACGAACCCTACGCCGCAAGCCGATTTTTCGTTTTCCTGAAAAAATTGCCCCATTGTTTACGTAATTTTTAATTTAACTGGCAATATAGTGAATGAATTCTAAAAAACAGGCCTAAGTGGTGGGGATTTTTTAAAGAACAATGTTGGCGGGTTTTGGAATGTTGCACACGCCGTTGCACGTCGTTCACAAACCACCTGAACCTATGTTGTTCATGTGGGCACGAATAACTGCAAAAAGCACAGCAAAAACCGTAGGTTTGTCATCTTAGTAGCGTTGCCAGAACCTTCTCTGCTGTGCGACGTGCAACGGAACATCGCATCTGCATACATATGTAAATAATTTTTAGAACACGTATTTGTGTATTTTCTTATCAAAAACTAATACTCCCAAAGAAATATATAAGTTATTCTGTGTTATATTATTTGTTGCAACATATTGATTTGCACTAAAATGGATATTGATACTATCCTTGTAGAATTATTTTTGCAGCACTGCAACCTCTCTCAACTATTTTGCATATCGGTAATATGCCAAACCAATTACTCTCTGCTATTATTTGCGGTACAGCATCCGTAAGTAAGCACCTGACTGCGTTACTTCATTCCCTTATTAGGGTCAAACAAGAGGCAACGGATGTACGTCTTTTGCCCGGCTTAGCCTATGCAATCCGGCCTGATGTGGTGATTGTATGTTGTGTGGCGAAATATTCCTGTCCGCTGGCGCATCTGCGCTGCTTGCAAACGCACCTGCCCCACTGTCCCATTATTATTTACAGCGACCGTTCACCTGAACATTGGGCAGAAATATCCCCGCGTGCACTGATACATCCGAAGGATGATAGGATGGAATGGGCTACCTGCCTGCGCAATTTAAGCAACGGAAGAACCTATACTTCACCTTTGCTGGCCTCGCAAGCTACCCTGCAAGGCGCAGATGGTAGCACAAGACTGACTAATATGGAACAAAAAGTTTTAAATATACTGAAAGAGTTGCCCGATGTGCGTCCTACGGAACTATTGCATATCAGTAAGCATACACTCAAAAACCATAAAACCAACATTGCAAAAAAATTGCATCTCAAATCTGCAAGAGAGTTGCAAAAATGGATTCAGGAAAACAAAAAATAGGAAAAAAGCTGCGCGTTTTCCTATTTTTTAGCAGCAATTGGGCTATTAATTTTGCGGTAGTCAATTAAAAACAATTCCTTTTGCATGAAAAAATCCTTGTTATCACTGAAACTTATGATGTTAATGATGATTGGTAACTCGTGCCAAAATTCATTATCAGAGCTTGACAAAGAAATATCTTTATCAGGTACTACACATCAGGTAGATTTATTAGAGCGGTTTTCTGATAAATCTGTAAATAATTTTTTGCGGTTTGAATCTATTGAAGAACTGAAATAAGCATACAACAGCCGCGCAACAGGGGGGGCGTTAGCTCGTTTAAATTCGCGGACAGTTGGTTTTCGTTCCTTAGAGGATGCGAGAAATGATGAGTATGCACGGTTTATGAATACGTATGAACGAACAATTCGAGATTTGAAACCCACTGACTATCTCAAAGCATTAGCAATTGAAAGCAGTGTCCAAAAAAGTCTTAACAAGTATGAAGGCCTTATATCTTTTTCAATGGACAAAGGCTTTGATATTGATATGGTTTGGAGTATTTATGCACCTTTTGTAAATGAAAGAGGTATTGTTCAAATAGGCAATGATTTGTACCAGTTTGATACGCAGAACGTCAAAATTAAACGTAATGCTTCTGTATCAGATATTCCAAGCTTACTTGCGGCAAAGAGCAGTAATCAGAAACAAGAGATAGAAGTTATTCCTACAAGAGTAACGGGAGCATCGCCTTCTAATGGTCGTATTGAGGATGCATCTTATGGGACATTAGTCAGAAATCGTTTTTGCCAAAATTCATTATCTGCACATAGAATTTTAGTTTATGAAGACTTGTATCGTAAACTTGGTCCTTTGCAAGGATTTAATATAGTAATAACCTTGCGCGGGCTCCAGAGAGTTGGTCTTTTCTTTTGGGGTGATTTTTATAATGGAGAGTTAAGTGGTACATGTAGCTACCAATTTCAGGGAGAATCTCCCCAATTTAGAGTTATTCCAATGATTGTAGATACGAAGAATGAATTTAGTTTTGATGCGACCAATAATGGTAATCTAAACTGTACAAATGGTACTTGTTTATCAGCAACCACGTACGGTCAAATGCGGGTACCTGGTGCTGGTATTGCTCAATGTACAATCATGCCTTAAATGTTTTTATTGATATAATTATGAAAAGAGCTCATGTGGTTTTTTCACTATGCCTGTTACTTATTACTTATTACGTATTACGCAAATGCACAGACATCTGTGGAAACAGGTTACCAATCATCGTGGATAATTAAAGGCGGTTTTAACCAATCTACTCAGGATATCAGTAGAATTACAGCGATAGTTCCGCCTGGGCCTGATGGAGGGATCTCTTATAATGGTATAAGATCAGGTGCCTTACAAGAACGTTCTTCTTATCATTTAGGGATATTTCGTGAATGGCATCTGAGGGGTGGCCTCAACTTCATTTCCGGTTTGTCTTTTCGCCAAAAAGGGGGTATCATGACTACTCTTAGAGAACCTGCATTATCAAGTAATCAGCATCTGATTACAAACTATATCAGCTTGGATGGGAATGTTAAATATTTGTTTGGTAAAAATCCAAGATTACAACCTTATCTGACAGCTGGTTTCCGGGTAGATTATTTATTATCACGCAACGATAATGACTATTTTGATATGTTATACACCTTCAGTCGGCAGCGTCGTTTTG from Rhodoflexus caldus encodes the following:
- a CDS encoding outer membrane beta-barrel protein codes for the protein METGYQSSWIIKGGFNQSTQDISRITAIVPPGPDGGISYNGIRSGALQERSSYHLGIFREWHLRGGLNFISGLSFRQKGGIMTTLREPALSSNQHLITNYISLDGNVKYLFGKNPRLQPYLTAGFRVDYLLSRNDNDYFDMLYTFSRQRRFDFGPVLGAGVQTKIGKQRILFEAEYNPGIFPVITPSLLPTIAFNKSYAFTIGFIF
- a CDS encoding response regulator transcription factor encodes the protein MPNQLLSAIICGTASVSKHLTALLHSLIRVKQEATDVRLLPGLAYAIRPDVVIVCCVAKYSCPLAHLRCLQTHLPHCPIIIYSDRSPEHWAEISPRALIHPKDDRMEWATCLRNLSNGRTYTSPLLASQATLQGADGSTRLTNMEQKVLNILKELPDVRPTELLHISKHTLKNHKTNIAKKLHLKSARELQKWIQENKK
- the gltB gene encoding glutamate synthase large subunit, with translation MGQFFQENEKSACGVGFVASRQGEYDHRILQQALYALTCEEHRGGCAADRITGDGAGIMTDIPFDLLGYKRGEVAVASLFLPTDAEKQRIALKTFEESFSLMGLEVIEYRDVPINPDVLGPQARASMPDMRHAIIARPKHCRTDYSFDKLLYQAKQFNRIRQKDAQEVPEFFFTSLSANTIVYKGLIRAEDLGRFYLDLQNPAFKTRFGIFHRRFSTNTVSTWDKAQPFRFISHNGEINTIQGNRSWAFSREKALGLKKDELLNHYKVSDSGSLNEMVEALAFRSSIRYIEDILAIMIPPAKADKDFYRFWSRAMEPWDGPALITFGTGNKVGARLDRNGFRPCRWAMTEKYFYLSSEAGSFDLDEADILQKGTLNAGTGVTMNLITGSISFCDPSDSRENIGAHYDARLLPMENLGTEAEIPLLDKKYLFAYTEEDIARILIPMMSTGKEPIGSMGDTARINIFSEEPRSFFDYFYQTFAQVTNPPLDYLREKNVTDMINYLGKKPNIFAQKELIPPPPAFELKSPILSLGEMAFVRELKNSREGVYRPVAAEFDTTFKRKNGAVGMQRKLDELGKAVVDAVNGGEISVIILSDRNADYENPPIPALLALRAVIVALTDAGLRLEASIVVDSGEIKTTHHVACLIGFGAVAVCPYLALQLARFETAHKIGKVELSADEKEQNILKALKEGLLKIMSKMGISVLRSYQSAKLFSIVGLNKEVTSRYFPHVHNVLGGLTVSGIADEVLTKLEICRKYEEKQQLVNNFLYREDTIGTQGEKHSMTFARSKIIHQLVRDTGKELNNMELYDEYLKMGIRQAPVNVRHLFALKKATTPVPVEQVEPRSNILRRFGSGAMSFGAISAEAQRDIILAMQEIGGRSNSGEGGENPYYFTEGITATTKQVASARFGVTALYLVSGSELQIKVAQGAKPGEGGQLMSIKVNADIARARYSNPGVDLISPPPLHDIYSIEDLKQLIYELKQISPEAKVNVKLVAGANIGTIAVGVAKAGADVIDVVGGDGGTGAASLSSMKHAGLPWEFGLVEVHRALLQNGLRQHVRLRTDGGLSTGEDIVMAAIMGAEEYNFGKLLLVAEGCVMARICEKNTCPAGITTHDPVYKAKYKGSKDHVVKMLEYIAEDVRRKLAFMGFTSLNEIIGRTDLLDINPAARDLINRRNLDLSFVLGQPMPGYQTEPNPFFEGVSLLNAQIVEDTRAAIAENRHAEFSYDIYATDRAVLATVAGEIARKENRYRQMFYRDKSLYPFTKSLKFTFKGSAGQGFGVFMTDGMEVKLYGEANDSVAKSMSGGKLIITPQKHVRFRPEENVIIGNCALYGATGGVLYVHGIAGDRFAVRNSGAYAVVEGVGLHACEYMTRGKVVILGDFDENLGSGMTGGEIYLYKPRRKDFINREYLTEAAPLPDDFAELHELLQDYLIDTGSRTVEKILQNWEHAKHDFVRLVPLNTLKKKKAAAATTTSTTEVGV